The following proteins come from a genomic window of Larimichthys crocea isolate SSNF chromosome XV, L_crocea_2.0, whole genome shotgun sequence:
- the crebzf gene encoding CREB/ATF bZIP transcription factor isoform X1, which produces MITRRRGRTVSTTEVQSVEVDVVDAVDTDEDLPSPSEGFPADSIYAAGMELEDLFGQDYLKWTEGDAAAQLFDIELADLGVCSAKDQDSEFEASVASSPERVPSDLKTKNRPNQSSHRINKNAIAARMNRLKKKEYVNSLEKKVGILSTEKDELRQENLQLTKRVEELEDETRYLRAVLANESMLAQLLSRLSGVNGMKLSCSLFQGPDANEHNYALPRKRVKVEEKETSGGVCLHVDKNRVSVEFCTKCAESASTSLKIFF; this is translated from the exons ATGATCACCAGGAGAAGAGGCCGCACCGTGAGCACCACAGAGGTGCAGTCTGTGGAGGTTGACGTGGTAGATGCCGTGGACACAGACGAAGATCTTCCAAGTCCGTCCGAGGGCTTCCCTGCTGACAGTATCTACGCCGCTGGAATGGAGCTAGAAGATCTGTTTGGACAAGATTACCTAAAGTGGACTGAGGGAGATGCCGCCGCCCAGCTCTTCGATATTGAGTTGGCCGATCTTGGTGTGTGCAGTGCCAAGGATCAAGATTCTGAGTTTGAAGCTTCGGTAGCCTCATCTCCAGAGAGGGTGCCATCTGACTTGAAGACGAAGAACAGGCCAAACCAGTCAAGCCACAGGATCAACAAAAATGCCATTGCTGCCAGGATGAATCGcctgaagaagaaagaatatGTCAACAGCTTGGAGAAGAAAGTCGGCATCCTGTCAACGGAGAAGGACGAGCTCAGACAGGAAAACCTACAGCTGACCAAGAGAGTGGAGGAGTTGGAAGATGAGACAAGGTACCTGAGAGCTGTGCTGGCCAATGAGAGCATGTTAGCCCAGCTCTTGTCCAGACTGAGCGGTGTGAATGGGATGAAATTATCTTGCTCACTTTTCCAGGGGCCTGACGCAAACGAACACAACTACGCCTTACCCAGGAAACGTGTGaaagtggaggagaaagagacatCTGGTGGCGTGTGTCTGCACGTGGACAAGAACCGCGTCTCGGTGGAGTTCTGCACTAAGTGTGCCGAGAGTGCAAGCACATCGCTCAAAAT TTTCTTCTAG
- the crebzf gene encoding CREB/ATF bZIP transcription factor isoform X2, with product MITRRRGRTVSTTEVQSVEVDVVDAVDTDEDLPSPSEGFPADSIYAAGMELEDLFGQDYLKWTEGDAAAQLFDIELADLGVCSAKDQDSEFEASVASSPERVPSDLKTKNRPNQSSHRINKNAIAARMNRLKKKEYVNSLEKKVGILSTEKDELRQENLQLTKRVEELEDETRYLRAVLANESMLAQLLSRLSGVNGMKLSCSLFQGPDANEHNYALPRKRVKVEEKETSGGVCLHVDKNRVSVEFCTKCAESASTSLKM from the coding sequence ATGATCACCAGGAGAAGAGGCCGCACCGTGAGCACCACAGAGGTGCAGTCTGTGGAGGTTGACGTGGTAGATGCCGTGGACACAGACGAAGATCTTCCAAGTCCGTCCGAGGGCTTCCCTGCTGACAGTATCTACGCCGCTGGAATGGAGCTAGAAGATCTGTTTGGACAAGATTACCTAAAGTGGACTGAGGGAGATGCCGCCGCCCAGCTCTTCGATATTGAGTTGGCCGATCTTGGTGTGTGCAGTGCCAAGGATCAAGATTCTGAGTTTGAAGCTTCGGTAGCCTCATCTCCAGAGAGGGTGCCATCTGACTTGAAGACGAAGAACAGGCCAAACCAGTCAAGCCACAGGATCAACAAAAATGCCATTGCTGCCAGGATGAATCGcctgaagaagaaagaatatGTCAACAGCTTGGAGAAGAAAGTCGGCATCCTGTCAACGGAGAAGGACGAGCTCAGACAGGAAAACCTACAGCTGACCAAGAGAGTGGAGGAGTTGGAAGATGAGACAAGGTACCTGAGAGCTGTGCTGGCCAATGAGAGCATGTTAGCCCAGCTCTTGTCCAGACTGAGCGGTGTGAATGGGATGAAATTATCTTGCTCACTTTTCCAGGGGCCTGACGCAAACGAACACAACTACGCCTTACCCAGGAAACGTGTGaaagtggaggagaaagagacatCTGGTGGCGTGTGTCTGCACGTGGACAAGAACCGCGTCTCGGTGGAGTTCTGCACTAAGTGTGCCGAGAGTGCAAGCACATCGCTCAAAATGTAG